The sequence GTTGCAAACTCAATGCTGTATTAGACTGCAAATAATAACATGATAATTGTCAGTTAAGGCGACTACGATGGATGGAGTCAGTAGGTTCGAAATGAGTGTGGTCAAAATTAGTCACGTACCTCTAGGAATTCTGCTCCTACATCTAAGTCTGAAGTTTTAGATGGCTGAATCGGACTACCTTTCTCGTATAAATCTCTAGCAAGGGAAAAACTTCTAACTATaattttcctcttcttctccaTTTCTTGATTAAGCTTCAAAGGCTTTTGAACTGTTGTTGAGCTATTAAGTTTCTTCTGATAAGCAACTACTGCCTTAACAAACTCCTGTCAAAATCACATTCAATGTAGTTTAAGATTAAGATATATAATACTAATAGTCCGATATATAACAGTTTCTTTTAATAATGATCATGAAATCTAGTGTGGTACCTGATAAGCAAATGTACATCCAGGATAATCAAATTCATCGCTATCCTGTTTCCTCATTCGCTCCGGATGAAATTGAAGTCCCATAATAAACTTACCCTCAGCAGGATTATAAGCATCCGGGTCATAAAAGCCTTCAACTAAACCATCAGGGGCAAATGCCATAGGCACAAACCTCTGAGCCAATTTTTTGACTCCTTGATGATGATAACTATTGACTgaaatttccatttttttgtCTTGTAAAGAATCCTTGAACCAATGGTGCAATGGCGTTTCCTTAACGACTTCTATAACATGCCTATGACCATCATAGTTATCATAATCCATGTGAACTACCCTCTGATTCTCAGGGAGGTTTCTTGATATTTCTTTACCAATGTCTTGTATAAGGGTACCCCCACATGCAACATTTAGTACTTGTGAACCCCTGCATATACCTAAATATGGTATGTTCCTCTCTAGACAAAGTTTAGCCAATCTGAGTTCAATTGTGTCCTTTTCTTTGTCAATTGCAGTATCACTTGCATGTAATCTCCTGATTTCTTCCAATTCTTCAGGAGAGAGATCGGAGAGTTCATCGTTGTACAGAGAAGGATCGATATCCTCTCCTTCACACAGCAGAACACCATGAATTGGTTCAAAACTGTCTAGTAACATATGTACCCCGGAAACTCGGGGTACAATGACCGGGACAGCTCCATAGCTTACTATAAGATCTAGATGATATTCACCTGAGaattaataacaaaatacaattatTAACAACATTAATTTGATTCAATAACAGACACATCCATCAAAATTGactaactctttgtatatgtgtGCGTAAGGAAATGAAGAGAAAGACGAAGAAATAACGCACCAACAAAATCAACAAACTTGTTCTTGCGAACGGTACGTCTAGAGACGATGAGCACGCGGGGTAGGACAACTGAGAGCTCGACAGCCATTGCAGCACGAAAAATttgcgtttttttttttttttttaatttatttatgcaagTACTCACGAGTAGTAACTAAAATTGTAAATACAAAAGGAGATTAAGAGGATAGATAGGaagatgagaaatcaaattagataAAGAATGCTATTTATGGGGCGAGGAATGAGAAATACAAAGTTGAATTAGTGATTGTTTATGAGAAAAATGTGGGGTTTTATAGGAGGATCGCCGCGTAATTGCTAACGTTACCATAATAATTGACTTATGTGACTATGAAAGAGAGTAATAGGGTTGATCATATTAAACAACTTTAAAAGGATttagtattaataataataataataataatgttggaTCCCACGTGGACAAATATACATCTAATGGAGGCTCTTCTAAGGAGGCTCAAAGCTGAGGAAATGCTGACCTGGATATGCGTATATTCGGATAACCCTTTCTCCCTAAGAGGAAAAAATGGATCCAAGTAATTAAGTGCAATACACCTTTTTGGATGACTAAAAATACCTCGTGCGGTTTTGTATATCTCGGAAAACAATTCTAGGGATCGGTtgtttatatcaaattaaataatttacttataactatgattatgagataatgtatgcATGCAAGATTCGTATGGACGTACAAAGTAACTATTGAGGTCCAAATCAAGGAGCTTTATTCCGAACATGATATATACATACGTTAAAGTTTCACTAagtaattagaaataataaatttatgaCCTCGTAAATTCaatgatttcttttttttaataatcatgatGTTCGAGCCAAGTTTGTAAACCTTAATTAAATTTATGAGATATCAATCTCCTACCAGCGACAAGTACAACATTGAACCACTAGATCATATCCTTGATACTAAATTCAATGAATTATTATGACATAAttcaaactttaattttgtaaatttgaaCCACGAGTCTGGATATGTGTAACACATGTCTCTCATTTACTTGGTGTAAACgccacatttttttcttttttttttttttgaaattcaaccTTGGGTCAGCCAATCCGAATTTAGGACTTTTCCAAATCTCTTGTATGATTGCTCTCCACTTTAGGCCAACAGGAAGTCTTAATTTATGTGGTCAAAATTGTAGCCCACCCCAGATAAATGAAGTGGCTCTTCCAATCTCATGGAGTCATCTAGTTACTGTTACCATAAGGTCACaaattttgctttttttgggCTGCCCGCTCCTATAGTCCATAGTACAGGATCTTTAACTACTCCGAGAATCAATGCTATTACTGAGAAATTTCTAGACTAGTACTAATATTGTGTGAGATTCCACGTGTTTCTTTTCTTTGGATACCCAAATATTAACCACAAATTAAGGCTTtataactttttattattattaatttagatGTATGCGTCTTTCTTGTttatctcactttaatgagttcaagtattacattaaataggatatttatttaaataataaaaataaatataataattaaatttaatatcttttgagtatgtaaagatagagaatttatttattaaatctaatctttacaaaaaatatttttaaaagttgatcgatattcatctacgtaaattgcaacaaaacaatacaataattaAAAGGTTGAATTAGCGTAATAGTTTAGATATAGATTTTTCTCCTATTCCACGTCCTATCCTCATAGTTGTTAATTTCTTCACCCACCCCATTTcatttcttgtttcttcttttcatttattgGAGAGCATTTTGATCAAAATAGCATGTATTATCGATATTTTTAATTCGTGTTGCACAATACTCACTTACAGCTTAAAGAACTTTTACTATTTCACTAAATTTTTGAAGTGGTGCGCATCGTCAACTCTTCCCACTACGTTTTAGATTCTTtttaagaagaattaaaaatgtgGTTTATTTAACTGCCCttataaaatgtatataataCCGTCCCAAATACAAGAAAACACCAACTCAGATCCTATTCAAGAGATGCTGGACTTTACTTAATTCCTCGTCCTTACTTGGAAAGATAATATTTAGCATAACCTCCGCAATAATTAGAAAATATTGTTAAAGAAGGTGTATTATCCGTATTAATCTAATGCAACTACCCTCCTCCTTAATGTTCGCATAAAGCAATTATAGCTACGTTACACTAAACTTTTTTGGGGGTTGAaggagttaaaaaataaataaatgtagtAACGTAGCCTTAGTTTAGGAGAAAGTTGCATCTGTAATCATTACTACTTTCTTTCATATTctataaatttcttttaaaggagaaaagaaaatacTACAGATTTGGTGAAAAATATTTACTATATCTGACTTTTCAGAAAAGTAGAGACATGAAGATAAACGTTTTAATGGAATTTTGTGTCGAGCAAAAGACATTTCTGATTTCACATGTCAATAACTTACTCAAAATGTCATCATTAACGGAAGCAGATAGAGAAGGGAGTGCGTAAGAATGTAATCAGAAGTAATCACTAATCACTTAGAAAAAGATTTGAGGGGAGGCCGGGGTTTACTAAAAACTATGAAATTTTGAGTAGCtcgattaatttaatatttaaatgagtATTATTTATCAATGAGGGTTCAGTTCAACTCCACATCTTATATTTCCCAGCCCCTtatgtaataatttttcttttttaaaaaaaaaaatactataaaaggCGAAGCACTATGATCCAAAATATTTCAATAAGGTCTAAGATAATCCTCTTTGAAAGTGAGATTATATTTTCCTATATTTCAtctttattcattcaaaactttTTACATTTTACATTTTCGGCACTGCCTAGCTCATTTGGATACAACTTTTTACAATTTTTACCAAATTAAATTATTCAAATGTTTAACTTTAGTTTTATGGACAAACTTTTCACTCATTATTCTAAATTTCCTTTCtctattattaatatatataaaattaaaatgtacATAGTATAAGATAGATAAAACATCTTAAACTAAGTATGTGTTCGCTAAGAGGTAAAATGctttttaggaaaataatttggtatctacttgttttcttatgttcaCTAtgcaaataaaaaagattatattaaaactatttatatataatatagataaatactataaaaagAGTGGGCATGGAATTGAGTATGGCGTGAAGATAAGATGTGTTGAAGGGTGCATATGATATAATTATACGTCACTTATGAAACTTTGTTATTCCTACTTCCACCAGAAAattcattttccttttaatttttaatgagtTTGACTAcctagaataagaaaaaaaaaattaaattttttttaatcaatcaaacatataaaaagaaaaaaatattttccaaaaatattcTCATCCATGTCGAAAACACCCTAATCCTTGTCATTTGGAAAAAATACAATCATCAAGCGCATAGAATGAAGGGACTATTATATTGCTCATCAGAGTTATCAAATATCATTCAATTTCGTTACATTTCACAAAGAGCCACTTGCTGTCATTATCTGCTAAtagtcacacacacacacattataATCTAAATAAGCTTTAATAATGACCGAACTCAATTATTCGAATGACCAAATTACCTCACGTTTAATGCATGTATATAGTAGATTATAGTCAAATGTTTGGtactaaaattaattatattgcTTTGATATGCAACTCCAGCTCTATATAGTTCTCTAATTCATTTTTCAAgcttcaattttctttttctttttttctttacaaaagggGAAAACGTGTTACattgatatatattttgaataGACACTAATGGATTAAGTCAAGTCTATTATCTGCATAAACAATAACATGTGTGTtccatgaaaatataaataacttatttGATAAATTGGCAAGACGATTCAAATTATTTGATAAACAACCTCCTTTAAAAGTCTATTATCTCGATAGACAATAGCATGCCTATTACATGAACATATAAATtacttaaataaatttaaaaaaaaaaaaaagaagaacatatAAATTGCTTATTTGATGATTTGGCTACATTCAAATTATTTGATAAACATCCTCCTATTTGGTCCATGGATACGTACAGTAGAAGTTCGAATAATTCTAGACCAAGCAAAAGTCTGGTTAAGTCACTAATAAGAAGTTATAATGCCAAAACTTAAATCTGCAAAACGAACATAATTATGAAtgcaaaatattatatttaacatatataatCGATGGATTATTAAGTGAATATGTACCTCTTGTCCATTTTTGTTTCTGTTTAATCTAAACCAAACATTAATTACGGCTGTCATGTTATATTTCAGGCAGTGTTTTAAAAGGTGAGGGCGTGAGGCGAGGCGTTTTATGTAGCTCAGGATAAGGTGTAAGCCTCGAGGCATGGGGCATAAACCCcacaaatttataatttttaatctataatatagtaaaaaatataataacacaaaaattatacaaaaaaataataatttttaaaaaatataatgtgatTAAAATACTCatagaaaataaaacttttaacATCATTTTACAAATAGAAATAATGCAACAATTTGAAactattatgaaataaaaatcaacTCTAACATTttaactttcaaacaataaaaggatcgcaatttcataaaatatatgaTATCATACTATACAATTTACCTTACTAAAAGAAATAAGTAATAAAGTGTTAATATTATAACTAAAACATCACCCTTTCACGAAAAAAAATGAAAcactttcaaataacaaaaaaataaaaatatgataattttaaaatataggaTCAAAACATAAAGATCAATTACAAGTGAGGATATTAAATTCAGATACgtattttaaacaaaaattttagtGATATTCGCCCTTACGACATTCtcaaaaagtaaataaattagtTGCTctcaatttttctatttctatagaTGAAAAAACTACTAAATACCATTCATTTAGTAAAGAATTAAGAGGACCAATAGcattaattaagaaatttgaCACTATTTGTGTAAGAACTCTTAGACAAGCCCCAAACATTGAGCGTTAGGTGTGTTTATGGCGTAGTCGAATGCTTAAGGCGTAACAGAACTAAGTTTCACGCCTGAGCCCCAAGGCATTTGGCCAGTCCCAAAATTGCCTTTTTAAAATACTGATTTCAGGTGAGAGTTTATTAAAATTTGGCTAGAGTTACTTGTGTGATAGTCTGAACAAAGTAAAtgattttgtataattaaaaaaattatatattttgtgtgattaattttaaatttgaatgatCGCCAATACaattaactttttattttgcCTACGCGTGACATAGCATTTTGGCTATGAGAGTAAAAACGTTTTATATGGTATGTGACGTcaaattatgttatgttatttccAAAATTTGGCACatagttaaataataaattaattaatttatcgaAGTATAAGAAACTTAATTAAATAATTAGTATAGAGAAGCTGTAGTCTGAAGAATATTCCTCTTTAGTTTATATTATATGCCTAGCTAGAAAAAATGTGCTTCCTGATCTTGATTAAGTAATGAATACTCCTCTACATATCTTGTTCTCGATAATTAGCTGCTGAAACTTGATAATCTAAAAAAAGACCCTCATTAGGTAACGTGGATTAGGATAACCTCtctatcatttttttcaaataaattatcttttttgtATTCAATAGTTAAATAAGCCGTGTgagaaaaaaaatactatgatataaatttaaattattcaaaaataatataatacgaTACATTATAAAATACTgtgtaacaaccatccaaacagatTGTAATTTGTTAGTTTTCCATGTCATATTCCAGGTGGGAGTTTTACAAAATCTGACAAGAGTTATTTTTGCGATAGtccaagaataaaaaagaaaaagaataattattgTGTAATGAATATTCGAATGACCACTTGCAATATTAgtctcctcctcttcttcttcttgttttttttcctAAGCAGACATTGTATTTTGGtatctatatttttaattaatttatatgccTAGAAGAAATGTGATTCCTTCTGATTTATTAATTCATAATCCTTTACATATCTGTTCAGATAATTAGTTGTTGAAACTTGATAATCTAAAAAAAACGATCCTCATGTTGGCAACGTGGATTAAGATACCCTTTCTGTCATTTTCTTGCAAATAAGCTATCTTTTTTGTATTCAATAGTTAATTAgccatatgaaaaataaaatatgatataaatataaataacatatttttcctCGACACATGAATGCTTGCTagctttaaataaataaattagaaaaaggagtattttttaattactgaatccaaaatataattttgagatcATCAAATTGACTTTATTTGAAGTGCAATATCTCCAACATTTTGATAAGCATATAAGTGTATTTATTGTTATctgttaaaaaataaatgaagtgtTTACATACTCCgttaaggaaaaataatactcCTAAGATATCAGCTGGttgatttgtttttaaaatttgaaaaacctaacttaattgatttaatttatttttatagaaaaatcaatCCAAACCGAATCATGAACACCCCGACTTCTGGCTAATTTTTCACCAACTCAGTTCTTTCTACCAAGTTTAAAGTCTATGACTAACATGTTTCAGCAACACCCTAAACATATCTCTGATTTCTTTCCAATCATAAGCAAATCACCCAAAAAGTGCATGAAGGAATAGTGAACCAGCTCAACAGCTTCACCCAGCACGAGCAACATTGGTACCACGAACATGATAGACTTGTCCAAAAATTGTAATaggcatttttttttttaatttgatatgttatatttagtcaaaaaaaaaaaaaaggaaagcaaGAATTTTATAAGgtactaaaatattataaaagagcaaataaaacaattaaaactTTGTAACAGTTGAACGAATTGAGTTTTGATCCACATTTTAGTTCAATTTATTTCAGCCTAAGCAATTTTTTATTGAGTCAATAACCCGCTCATTTATTAACTTAGATTTTCTTGACCCTCTCAATTTCGACTTCAACCTCATTATTTGTCACCTATGAATAGATTGAATTTTGGTTCACCGGTGGATTTAATCGCAATTGTTATATTTAGTTTACAAGTTCTTTTTAATCGGATTATTGAATCAAATATTCATCGATCTCTCtcagaaaataataaaatctttctCAATTAGTTCTGGAGAGAACTTTCCAAGAATGATTActattctgaacatataataaatgtaaaataagatAGTAATAATAGCATAATACACCACTTGAACTTAGTATGCAGAAATTAATTAAGTATGGTATGTATAAAGTGGGACAAGCGAATAATAGTCATggtcaaaaactcaaaatgaccttTGCTTCTCATTTTCACGAAACAAAATGTGTGTTTTCAAACTCTTGATCATCTATATATGGGAAGGCtctttaaattattaaaatgtaATTGTTCCTCTCACTCATAGCAATAGTTAATGAAGTGTTAATTAGATCAAGTTTCCTGGACTAATGCAACCAGGATTTAGTTCATCTCCATTTTTCCCAGAGTTTCAATTTAAATGTGTGACCATGACACCTATGCTATTTAAATATCAAAAgtctagattaattaattttcttaatcaaagaAGTATACTAATTAATCatgaataaaagaagaaatgtggGTATTTAAGTTTTTCCattttgataagaaaatattcatttttcaaaattttgataccGAATGAAATTACTTCAATTAAACAAACTTTTGATATAAAATCATTTCTCCATAGTTTTATTATAATGAGTTACGACTTACTGTTTTGTTTAGATCtggaaataattttcttttagaagATAAAATATTctatctattttttgaaaaagtttatctaacaaaaaaattattttatatttctttgatatttttgaaggcAAAGTAATTTTCAATACTTGTTATTTAATAACTAAAtgctaaaaaatttattttatgattcacaatttttttcttcgTAAAATAACTTATTTAAATGTTGATTTGAATTGGTAGAAATTTATTCtacaaagaatttttttaaaaaaagttttaaatacaaaaaacaagTTATGTATAACTAACAAAAATCATTTATTAACCAAGCTTGGTTGGCCTAGTAGTTAGCTCACTTGGTCGTTTAAGCAAGTGTGGGGGGTGATTACTTAAAAATTTATACCATTGATATTTAAATAAAACAAGTGTCAAAAATCTAAAGGACAACTTGAAAAAACATGAAAAGATAAGAAATGAAGAGAAGCCTGATACAATGCAACGATTAAACAAAGTAGTGCTAGCTAGCTAGCTAGAACAAGATTCATTGTATATTCTacgaaaagacaaaatgaaaCAAAAGCACAACATTAATTCATTGATGGTAACATAGAATACAGATTACAACCTTTTTATTCAATGGCTATATGAGCCAGTAAAGTCTTATCTCCCATACATAAGACCCATTTAACAACGAGTAAAATGTTGTATACATAATTATAATGAGACGTTTAACAATTGGGAAGGGTTACTCCACATTGGCCAACAACTTTCCTAGCATTAGGAGAGTTGACATACTGCTTCATGTTAGGATCCTTCATGTATCCACAAAGACAGGACTGCTGGCCTTTCAGCCTAGCACAACAATCCTGTGATGGTGCACTCCCACTCTGGAGTGCACCCAGGCATGGGCTCAGCTGCGAAGCGCTGCATGTCGCCGCGTCGCTAGCCCCCATTTGATCACAAACAAGGACCAtcacaaacatcactgccagaaAAGAACAACCCTTGGTCATTTTCTACAAATTTTTTTGAGGGCActgatatttttatatgttttttgagagagaattgattaAAGTAGGGGAAGTGAAGTGATGGAAGTAGTGAAAGTAGATGCCTCAATTTATAATGGGGGGATTCGATTGAAGACAATGCTAGCTGATGGAAGAATTTGTAGTGAAGTTGGAGATGATTTGTGATCTGGCACTATTACAGCTAGCTAGTGATGCTGGAAATTTTATACATGGGGTGGGGTGGGTTATTGGTGGCAGATATGGAGTTAATAATTTACATATGACTACAAATCAACTCAAGTTCCTTACCACTCTCCTCCACTGATTCTTGGAAAGTGAAGGTTTAATTGCATTACTGTGATACTCATGTGCCTTAGCCCTTAACTGTGATAGAGGTGTTAGTCCCAACTGTAAGCTGTAAttttcaaatttctttatttGTGTTGCTTTGTCCAGTTTTTGAACTTTGTTCAGGCAGGGTCAGGAATATAAATGACACACTGAAAAGGAAAAATGAGAGAAATTCGATGTCAAAATGAAGTtgaacaaaattaatataaggCATTAAATTAGTTATATCACTATTCATCTTTCTCAGAGGATTTAATAGAAATTTTCTCACTTAGGGTGTCTTCGGAAAATGTTTTctaatgatatcatatttggttagtcaaaattttttgaaaatattttttcagaaaGATAATTTTCCTAGTGGAAATATAAAAAGTGGAAACAGAAAGTATATTAGTTCTATAAGCGACAAATATATTCTACATTAATAGTCTCATTCCCATCCCTACGCTCCTACCATCCATGCCCCATAAATTTTGATGTGGTCTCGAtctatatgtatgattttttttttttattttttggcaaCATTATATGTATGAAATTAGAGTACAATCTAATATTGATGGTTATTTCATCAAAACCATGTCAAAATTCTTCATCGAGCAGCAGactctttaaattattttaatgtaattgTTCGTCTCACTTAAAGCAATAATTTATTTGTGTTAAAAATCAGTTACCTAGAGACTAATCCAACCATTAAACAAATTAAATAGTGCTAGCTAGCTAGAACAATGTTAATTATATTCTACAAAAGACAAAGTGAATTGAATAATATCACAAGATTCATTCGTCATAACGTAGAACGTAGATTGCAACCTTATTTATAGGCTATATGGGTGCCAGTATAAAGTCTTATTTCCAATACATAAACGCTTATAACAACATGTAAATGTTGCATATATATGATTAAGAGATTGACCTTAATAACCACAACGGGGAAGGCGTAGAAAATGTAATATAATAAGCAGAAGAGTTAATATACGGGCTTAGGCTACGATCACAAATTTGTACATGGGGTGGGTTGGTGGAAGATGGGTAGTAAACATATAGTATATGACTTCAAATGCACCCGATAACTTTATGTTAGCCATTTACTTACTTTTAGAATATTGATTCATACGTTATGTATATATCctgtttttttttggtttaggAAAAACCGTATTTTTCTATaaaaacttcaaacacatgttcaaataaTCATATGAACAATTAAACGAAATTTACACTttgtatttacaactttgaacttttagtAATAAGTTCAActcaacttatgaacatcaacaaaatgaagttcgaactattttctggaaaaatagtaaaaccaattttaagaaaaagagatgaaataggAAGATTCAAATCCATCGAATTGACAGTGTGTTCTTAAGGaaattattcccctcaagtacccgaagTTATGGAATATATCTttccaggataaaatgaatcacttcgaCAGAATAGTGGTACCTCAACTTCTATCAAactacgaactcactcaacgacaacaaatcacactagagtttgttttttttcaagaaagagga comes from Capsicum annuum cultivar UCD-10X-F1 chromosome 2, UCD10Xv1.1, whole genome shotgun sequence and encodes:
- the LOC107860082 gene encoding putative glutamine amidotransferase GAT1_2.1, yielding MAVELSVVLPRVLIVSRRTVRKNKFVDFVGEYHLDLIVSYGAVPVIVPRVSGVHMLLDSFEPIHGVLLCEGEDIDPSLYNDELSDLSPEELEEIRRLHASDTAIDKEKDTIELRLAKLCLERNIPYLGICRGSQVLNVACGGTLIQDIGKEISRNLPENQRVVHMDYDNYDGHRHVIEVVKETPLHHWFKDSLQDKKMEISVNSYHHQGVKKLAQRFVPMAFAPDGLVEGFYDPDAYNPAEGKFIMGLQFHPERMRKQDSDEFDYPGCTFAYQEFVKAVVAYQKKLNSSTTVQKPLKLNQEMEKKRKIIVRSFSLARDLYEKGSPIQPSKTSDLDVGAEFLESNTALSLQQETRLIQMGATVRNASSYLQKLKMNEEKEGLARKVMGKMTVEQLSDLKSFYNMMGQICSEVLERKLQDLMTLDEEF